One part of the Candidatus Diapherotrites archaeon genome encodes these proteins:
- a CDS encoding 30S ribosomal protein S3 has translation MIEKTFVKQGLKKVQLHQYLKSELGRAGFTGFEMVKTPLVTRIIVNVSRPGLAIGKGGQNIRSLTDAIQKNYGVDNPQLEIREIANPDLDAKSVADRVKNSIERGFTWRSVAFRTLSDIERAGAEGVEIVLSGKLAGKGGRKRQVRFAKGYMKKVGEQRFRVDEAKVTMYPKVGAIGLTVRIIAPGTYFPDKVDIRPLLAARKTLAAAPEGTSVETPPQGEDTPTPETTSPTPENESVPIKGVAESQALPSPNPKVETKARKPRKKKDNSPSQPPTEETGEKESVTNQNISIISEPPPSEEKTTPAIADVDVSTPTPETTEPPIPPKTIEETHTPEEKKEDAA, from the coding sequence ATGATCGAAAAGACATTCGTCAAACAGGGACTGAAGAAGGTGCAACTCCACCAGTACCTCAAGAGCGAGCTCGGCCGCGCCGGGTTCACGGGTTTTGAGATGGTGAAAACACCCTTGGTAACTCGCATCATCGTAAATGTCTCGCGACCGGGATTAGCAATAGGAAAAGGGGGACAGAACATCCGCTCCCTCACCGATGCCATCCAGAAGAATTATGGAGTAGACAACCCCCAGCTTGAAATACGGGAAATCGCCAACCCCGATCTGGACGCCAAGAGTGTGGCGGATCGCGTGAAGAACTCCATCGAACGCGGATTCACCTGGAGAAGTGTTGCTTTCCGCACCCTCTCGGATATTGAACGCGCGGGCGCCGAGGGAGTGGAAATCGTTTTATCCGGAAAGCTGGCTGGGAAAGGAGGACGGAAACGACAAGTACGATTTGCCAAGGGCTACATGAAAAAAGTGGGCGAACAACGCTTCCGTGTGGACGAAGCCAAAGTCACCATGTATCCCAAGGTTGGTGCCATCGGACTGACGGTTCGCATCATCGCCCCTGGAACCTATTTTCCTGACAAAGTGGACATTCGTCCGCTCCTTGCCGCGCGGAAAACCCTTGCCGCCGCCCCCGAAGGAACATCTGTGGAAACCCCTCCACAAGGGGAAGACACGCCTACCCCGGAAACCACCTCTCCCACTCCTGAAAATGAATCCGTTCCGATAAAAGGAGTGGCGGAATCACAGGCCCTTCCATCACCAAACCCCAAGGTGGAAACCAAAGCCCGCAAGCCCCGAAAGAAGAAAGACAATTCCCCATCTCAACCCCCAACCGAGGAAACGGGAGAAAAAGAGTCCGTGACGAACCAAAATATTTCCATCATAAGTGAACCACCCCCCTCTGAAGAGAAAACGACCCCTGCTATTGCGGACGTTGATGTGAGCACCCCAACTCCTGAAACTACGGAACCCCCTATTCCACCCAAGACCATCGAGGAAACTCATACGCCGGAAGAGAAAAAGGAGGATGCGGCATGA
- a CDS encoding 50S ribosomal protein L22, with the protein MTKRTYNYAGTYDPTRMARAYSTNVPISMKYSLEISRTIKGRMIGNALQLLDRVAEQQTPLPLHIYHKKVPHRKGNAMEGTKGGRYPVRASMAWLKLLGSVRHNADVKGLDRDKLKIIHATACIGFRRQSSQSQGRISGKNRKEKSTHIEIVVAEVKA; encoded by the coding sequence ATGACCAAACGCACCTACAACTATGCTGGAACCTACGACCCCACCCGCATGGCCCGGGCCTATTCCACGAACGTTCCCATCAGCATGAAATACAGCCTCGAGATCAGCCGAACCATCAAGGGGAGAATGATCGGGAATGCCCTGCAGCTCTTGGACCGGGTGGCGGAACAGCAGACCCCCTTGCCTCTACATATCTACCACAAAAAAGTCCCCCACCGGAAAGGGAATGCCATGGAGGGGACGAAAGGGGGGCGGTATCCGGTGAGGGCCAGTATGGCCTGGCTGAAACTCTTAGGGAGCGTCCGGCATAATGCGGACGTGAAGGGATTGGATCGCGACAAGTTGAAAATCATCCATGCTACGGCGTGCATCGGGTTCCGGAGGCAGTCCAGCCAATCCCAAGGACGGATTTCAGGAAAGAACCGAAAGGAAAAAAGCACGCATATTGAAATCGTGGTGGCCGAGGTGAAGGCATGA
- a CDS encoding 30S ribosomal protein S19 yields MAKEILYRGKTVEEMQAMPIDEFAKIVPSRARRSITRGMDQLFVKKIMKARELTLQGKPPIKPLRTHQRQFVILPQMVGLKFAVHKGNAFDIVEIQPEMVGHRLGEYVLTRKRITHGKAGLGSTKSSSAVSK; encoded by the coding sequence ATGGCCAAAGAGATACTATACCGAGGAAAAACCGTTGAAGAGATGCAGGCGATGCCCATCGACGAATTTGCCAAAATCGTGCCATCCCGTGCGCGACGCTCAATTACCCGGGGAATGGACCAACTGTTCGTCAAAAAAATAATGAAAGCACGGGAATTGACCCTGCAAGGGAAACCCCCCATCAAACCATTGCGGACGCACCAAAGACAATTTGTCATCCTCCCCCAGATGGTAGGGTTGAAGTTTGCCGTGCACAAGGGAAATGCATTCGACATCGTCGAGATCCAACCCGAGATGGTGGGCCATCGCCTCGGGGAATATGTCCTGACACGCAAACGAATCACCCATGGAAAGGCAGGGTTGGGTTCCACGAAATCCAGCTCGGCGGTATCGAAGTGA
- a CDS encoding 50S ribosomal protein L2, with protein sequence MGKRLIHQRRGKGGTTFRASFHGVAGVRYVPYTDDQRTGKVVGQVMDLVDDPTKTAVLGEILLPGRIQTYIIAPEGLMQGQRIEYGKDAGVEIGNILPLRFVPEGAPICNVEIRPGDGGKLVRGSGGYAVVVTKEAKHVLVKLPSGKTIHVHPDARATIGMVSCATRTEKPFMKAGKKHHERKAKRKRHAIVRGVAMNPNAHPFGGSQHHPGKSKSTARGAPAGRKVGAIASRRTGRRKKN encoded by the coding sequence ATGGGGAAGCGCCTCATTCACCAGCGCCGCGGGAAAGGCGGCACCACCTTTCGCGCCAGCTTCCATGGGGTTGCGGGGGTGCGGTATGTTCCTTACACTGACGACCAGCGCACCGGAAAGGTAGTGGGACAAGTTATGGATCTCGTGGACGATCCCACTAAAACTGCGGTGCTGGGAGAAATACTATTACCCGGTCGCATTCAAACTTATATCATTGCCCCTGAAGGGCTGATGCAGGGACAGCGAATCGAATACGGGAAAGACGCGGGAGTGGAAATAGGCAACATCCTCCCCCTCCGCTTCGTTCCGGAAGGGGCCCCTATCTGCAATGTGGAGATACGCCCTGGCGATGGGGGAAAACTGGTGAGGGGGTCGGGGGGGTATGCCGTCGTTGTGACGAAGGAAGCCAAACACGTGCTCGTGAAACTCCCCAGTGGGAAAACCATCCACGTGCATCCGGATGCCCGAGCGACCATTGGCATGGTGTCCTGCGCCACCCGAACCGAAAAACCATTTATGAAAGCGGGGAAGAAACACCATGAGCGTAAGGCCAAGCGAAAGCGACACGCCATCGTCCGCGGAGTCGCCATGAATCCAAATGCCCATCCCTTCGGGGGAAGCCAGCACCACCCGGGGAAGTCCAAGTCGACGGCTCGCGGAGCGCCGGCCGGACGAAAAGTGGGGGCCATTGCATCCAGACGGACGGGACGGAGAAAGAAGAACTGA
- a CDS encoding 50S ribosomal protein L23, whose amino-acid sequence MVDRAAVLDAKQEEKMKAHAQEAKKAPPEAKAKVPTPAKGFAFELEDFGYLKYPLMTEKAITLIEKENKISFVAHQKATRTDVKKLIEKVYGVRVEKVNVVNDMKGRKKVTVKLDKKNKAEELAAKLGVI is encoded by the coding sequence ATGGTCGACCGCGCCGCTGTCCTGGACGCCAAACAGGAAGAAAAGATGAAGGCCCACGCCCAGGAAGCCAAGAAGGCGCCACCCGAGGCCAAGGCCAAGGTTCCCACCCCCGCGAAAGGATTCGCTTTCGAACTGGAAGATTTTGGTTATTTGAAATACCCCCTCATGACGGAAAAAGCCATTACGCTCATCGAAAAAGAGAACAAAATTTCCTTTGTTGCCCACCAAAAAGCCACGCGTACTGACGTGAAGAAGCTCATTGAAAAAGTATATGGGGTGCGGGTGGAAAAAGTGAATGTGGTTAATGACATGAAGGGTCGGAAAAAAGTTACCGTGAAACTCGACAAAAAAAACAAGGCCGAAGAACTCGCGGCCAAGCTGGGGGTCATCTGA
- the rpl4p gene encoding 50S ribosomal protein L4 encodes MPALYSNKGEKAKDLELPAVFHTPYWPHLIKRAVLAVESSRLQPMGKKPGSGRNNTAEYIGVRGKPTMYRTINVGRARLPRMRNRRGILYGKVASVPQARGGPMAHPPKVEAKREEYINAKERKKAIASAIAASVNRDMVKRRGHRFDENIFPLLVDHSFEALTKTKDVREALQALHVLEDVTHAKKQRKNRAGKMKNRGKPYKQKKSILIVVEGQPKIARAARNLAGVDVVSMRTLNAAHLAPGTHAGRLTIWTESALAGLMTKQGGA; translated from the coding sequence ATGCCCGCGCTCTATTCCAACAAGGGAGAGAAGGCTAAGGACCTGGAACTCCCAGCCGTTTTTCACACCCCCTACTGGCCGCACCTCATCAAGCGCGCCGTTCTGGCGGTGGAATCCTCGCGGTTACAACCCATGGGAAAGAAACCGGGTTCGGGACGAAACAATACCGCGGAATACATTGGGGTGCGGGGAAAACCCACGATGTACCGCACGATCAATGTGGGCCGCGCCCGCCTGCCCCGCATGCGCAACCGGCGAGGCATCCTCTATGGAAAGGTGGCCTCCGTACCACAAGCCCGTGGGGGACCCATGGCCCACCCTCCTAAAGTGGAGGCCAAGCGGGAAGAATACATCAACGCCAAGGAACGAAAGAAAGCCATTGCGAGCGCCATCGCGGCATCGGTGAATAGGGATATGGTCAAGCGCCGCGGCCACCGGTTTGATGAAAACATTTTTCCCCTCCTCGTGGACCATTCATTTGAAGCATTGACCAAAACCAAGGATGTGAGGGAGGCGTTACAAGCCCTTCATGTGCTGGAGGATGTCACCCATGCCAAGAAACAGAGGAAAAACCGCGCAGGCAAGATGAAAAACCGGGGAAAACCCTACAAGCAGAAGAAATCCATCCTCATTGTTGTGGAAGGCCAACCCAAAATCGCCCGCGCCGCCCGCAATCTAGCGGGAGTGGACGTGGTGTCGATGCGCACGCTCAACGCCGCGCATTTGGCCCCTGGAACCCATGCGGGAAGACTAACCATCTGGACTGAAAGCGCCCTCGCGGGTTTGATGACCAAGCAAGGAGGGGCTTGA
- a CDS encoding 50S ribosomal protein L3, translated as MVRARHNPRKGSIAYRPRVRARKQTPSFRSFPIGEGPTKPLNFFGYKAGMVHVLAQSQHPKGRRQNMDIQIPTTVIECPPLQVWGVRAYTKNAYGLHAHGELTVDKLEKGAQKRIPSFKKKYPHKRNTEKKTVSREKLTFEQLDTQKEALHCLRLLVHTHPEKVGFGKKKAEIAEVALSGTVEEQLAYAKEKMGKTIAVSEIFEANEDVDVRAVTRGFGFGGVVARFGVKTFRPKAKYIRAVGSISPLRPKTVMFTVARPGQLGYHNRTEFNKRILTISDDAKKINPKSGFMHYGVIQNEYMLLAGSVPGPVKRLIGLRTCVRPQPRNDYRIGNITITSSTAGAV; from the coding sequence ATGGTCCGAGCCCGGCACAACCCAAGGAAGGGGAGCATCGCCTACCGCCCCCGCGTCCGTGCACGCAAACAAACGCCGAGCTTCCGCTCCTTTCCAATAGGAGAAGGGCCCACTAAGCCACTCAACTTTTTCGGCTACAAAGCGGGGATGGTCCATGTCCTCGCGCAGAGCCAGCATCCCAAAGGAAGACGACAGAACATGGACATTCAGATTCCCACCACGGTGATCGAATGCCCTCCCCTACAGGTGTGGGGGGTCCGTGCCTACACCAAGAATGCGTATGGCCTCCATGCGCACGGCGAACTAACGGTTGATAAGCTGGAAAAGGGGGCGCAGAAACGCATCCCCTCATTCAAGAAAAAATATCCGCACAAACGGAACACAGAAAAAAAAACGGTTTCTAGAGAAAAACTCACTTTTGAACAATTGGACACCCAAAAGGAGGCCCTCCACTGCCTCCGACTACTCGTGCACACCCACCCCGAAAAAGTGGGATTCGGAAAGAAGAAGGCCGAGATCGCCGAGGTAGCCCTATCCGGAACGGTGGAGGAACAACTGGCCTACGCCAAGGAAAAGATGGGGAAAACCATCGCCGTCAGCGAAATATTCGAGGCGAATGAGGACGTGGATGTCCGAGCGGTGACCCGCGGATTCGGATTCGGAGGGGTGGTAGCTCGGTTTGGGGTTAAAACATTCCGACCAAAAGCCAAATACATCCGGGCGGTGGGAAGCATTTCCCCGCTCCGACCAAAAACAGTCATGTTCACCGTGGCCCGACCGGGACAATTGGGGTATCATAACCGCACCGAATTCAACAAACGCATCCTCACAATATCAGACGATGCCAAAAAAATAAACCCCAAGTCAGGATTCATGCATTATGGGGTTATCCAGAATGAATACATGCTCCTCGCGGGAAGCGTTCCCGGACCCGTGAAACGGTTGATCGGACTGCGCACGTGTGTTCGGCCCCAACCCCGGAATGATTATCGGATAGGGAACATCACGATTACCTCCTCTACTGCGGGGGCCGTGTGA